The Bacillus kexueae genome has a segment encoding these proteins:
- a CDS encoding MaoC/PaaZ C-terminal domain-containing protein: protein MKPLKPVEKPPISHTQLVKYAGASGDFNPIHTVVPIARKAGLDDCIAHGMLIMGFAGEAITTWFPRKSLQSFSVRFAKMTYPGERLTIYGKLLEFDQEKQVIAGEVLVKNTLQQIKLKGRFTVLVEKEEHL, encoded by the coding sequence ATGAAGCCGTTAAAACCAGTTGAAAAACCACCAATTTCGCATACACAGCTTGTCAAATATGCAGGAGCATCCGGTGATTTTAATCCGATTCATACAGTTGTCCCAATCGCCCGAAAAGCAGGTTTGGACGATTGTATTGCGCATGGAATGTTAATTATGGGCTTTGCGGGAGAGGCCATTACTACTTGGTTTCCTAGAAAATCCTTACAATCTTTTTCTGTAAGGTTTGCAAAAATGACGTATCCAGGTGAGAGATTAACTATATACGGAAAGCTATTGGAATTTGATCAAGAGAAACAGGTTATAGCGGGGGAAGTACTTGTCAAAAACACTCTACAACAAATCAAACTAAAAGGTAGATTTACGGTACTAGTTGAAAAGGAGGAGCATTTATGA
- a CDS encoding long-chain-fatty-acid--CoA ligase yields MLITKGLLFANRTFPNKTAIIDGEDTFTYREFTSRTAKLKAALQNMGIQKGDRIGILMLNNFRYLEIMYAATSFGAIVVPINVRLTAPEVSFILNDANVETLFIHQEFSPMVKEIKENVNSLKRIVLAEASTQDRDYILYESLIHEQSANTLTIEHVNEEDVAGLFYTGGTTGRSKGVMLTHKNLVNNAFHAALNLKYHEEEIYLHAAPMFHLADQASTFAITLVGGTHAHIRTFSPEKVLYAIETHKITAVLLVPTMINMVIHSPQFNRYNVKNLQKILYGASPISVEVLKKAMSLLPNTQFIQAYGMTEAAPIVTVLRAEDHIVNDNPKTLKRLQSCGQAVQGVELKIVDPNGREVKGHEVGEIVVKAPNIMKGYWNLPEETARALQNGWYFTGDLGYKDDEDYVYIVDRAKDMIISGGENIYSTEVENVLYEHSAVLECAVIGIPDEKWGEVVKAVIVLKEGEYPTRDEIITFMKGKLAPYKVPKEIEFVSALPKSGAGKILKRHLRNQHWKEKERRVH; encoded by the coding sequence ATGCTCATCACTAAAGGGTTACTTTTTGCCAACCGCACATTTCCGAATAAGACGGCAATTATTGATGGAGAGGATACCTTTACGTATCGAGAATTTACTTCTCGGACAGCAAAATTAAAGGCGGCTCTACAAAATATGGGAATTCAAAAAGGAGACCGAATTGGTATCCTCATGCTTAACAACTTTCGTTATCTAGAAATTATGTATGCTGCAACGAGTTTCGGTGCCATAGTTGTTCCAATTAACGTCCGATTAACTGCCCCTGAAGTTTCATTTATTTTAAATGATGCAAATGTCGAAACTTTGTTTATTCATCAAGAATTTAGCCCAATGGTTAAAGAAATAAAGGAAAATGTAAACAGCTTAAAGAGAATTGTGTTAGCCGAAGCTTCCACACAAGATCGTGACTACATTCTTTACGAATCTTTAATTCATGAACAATCGGCAAACACTTTAACCATTGAACATGTAAATGAAGAAGATGTGGCCGGACTCTTTTATACAGGAGGGACAACTGGGCGATCAAAAGGCGTAATGCTCACGCATAAAAATTTAGTCAATAACGCTTTCCATGCAGCACTAAATTTAAAATACCATGAAGAAGAAATCTATCTCCATGCAGCACCGATGTTCCATCTCGCTGATCAAGCCTCCACTTTTGCCATAACTTTAGTCGGTGGAACACACGCACATATTCGAACCTTCAGTCCAGAGAAAGTTTTATACGCCATCGAAACACATAAAATTACAGCTGTGTTACTCGTTCCTACGATGATAAACATGGTTATACATTCACCACAATTCAACCGCTACAATGTAAAAAACCTACAAAAAATACTCTATGGAGCTTCACCTATATCAGTCGAAGTATTGAAAAAAGCAATGTCCTTGCTTCCGAATACCCAATTCATCCAAGCATATGGAATGACAGAAGCAGCTCCAATCGTTACCGTCTTAAGAGCTGAAGATCATATCGTTAATGATAATCCTAAAACATTGAAACGCTTGCAATCTTGTGGTCAAGCTGTTCAAGGAGTAGAACTTAAAATTGTAGACCCGAATGGAAGGGAAGTAAAGGGGCATGAAGTAGGTGAAATAGTTGTAAAAGCGCCAAACATCATGAAAGGATACTGGAATCTTCCAGAAGAAACGGCACGTGCACTACAAAACGGATGGTATTTTACGGGTGATTTAGGATATAAAGATGATGAAGATTATGTTTACATTGTCGATCGAGCAAAAGATATGATTATATCAGGGGGAGAAAATATTTACTCGACTGAAGTTGAGAATGTGTTATATGAGCATTCTGCTGTCTTAGAATGTGCTGTCATCGGCATCCCAGATGAAAAATGGGGGGAAGTAGTTAAAGCTGTCATTGTTTTAAAGGAGGGCGAGTATCCTACACGTGACGAAATCATTACCTTTATGAAAGGGAAACTAGCTCCGTATAAAGTACCGAAAGAAATCGAATTTGTATCAGCACTTCCTAAAAGTGGTGCAGGTAAAATTTTGAAGCGCCATTTACGTAACCAACATTGGAAAGAAAAAGAGAGAAGGGTTCATTAA
- a CDS encoding MaoC family dehydratase N-terminal domain-containing protein, which translates to MNSLEQKIGMQIASFTYVIERGKIKEFVQAIGDNNSIYYDLKEALKQGYNDIPIPPTFPTCIEMWAGANFDELIEQLELNPLHVLHGEQSYQYYKDVCAGDTIYGKTIVKHIERKKNMTFVTLQTDYFNENDDLVLTATSTILERQEVNDK; encoded by the coding sequence ATGAATTCTCTCGAACAAAAAATAGGAATGCAAATTGCTTCTTTTACCTATGTCATTGAAAGGGGAAAGATTAAAGAATTTGTTCAAGCAATCGGTGACAACAATTCGATATATTACGATCTAAAGGAAGCCCTTAAGCAAGGATACAATGATATACCAATTCCTCCTACATTCCCAACATGCATTGAAATGTGGGCAGGTGCTAATTTTGACGAGTTGATTGAACAACTAGAGTTAAACCCACTACATGTTTTACATGGTGAGCAGTCGTATCAATATTATAAAGATGTCTGCGCTGGAGATACGATTTACGGAAAAACAATTGTGAAACATATTGAAAGGAAAAAGAATATGACATTTGTAACTCTTCAAACGGATTATTTCAATGAGAACGACGATCTTGTCTTAACTGCTACATCAACAATACTTGAACGACAAGAGGTGAACGATAAATGA
- a CDS encoding acyl-CoA dehydrogenase family protein, which translates to MSELPFTHEHEIFRKSLKKFLEKEARPNYELWEREGRIPREFWKKLGEKGFLCPGVEEKYGGFQADFLYSFILNEEFERVGTSLIGVGLHNDIVVPYIQAYGTDEQKKRWLPSCVSGDIITAIAMTEPEVGSDLANIRTTAIKDGDYYVLNGEKTFITNGIQADLIIVACKTNKTINPPHKGISLLAVERDTPGFKRGKQLKKVGLHAQDTAELIFEDARVPVTNIIGEEGKGFYYLMEKLQQERILVCISALVAGEEMLKQAISYVKERKAFGKRISDFQSVQFRLAEMATELKIGRTFLQELIIKHMKQNDIVTEVSMGKWWLTELAKKISAQCLQLHGGYGYMEEYEIARRYRDTPVMAIYAGTNEIMKTIIAKNLGI; encoded by the coding sequence TTGAGTGAACTACCATTCACACATGAACATGAAATCTTTCGAAAGTCTTTAAAAAAGTTTTTAGAAAAAGAAGCTCGTCCAAACTACGAACTTTGGGAAAGAGAGGGAAGGATACCACGAGAGTTTTGGAAAAAGCTTGGGGAGAAAGGGTTCCTATGTCCGGGAGTTGAAGAAAAATATGGAGGATTCCAAGCCGATTTCCTCTATTCCTTCATCCTTAACGAAGAGTTCGAAAGAGTTGGGACGAGCTTAATAGGGGTAGGGCTTCACAATGACATCGTTGTTCCATATATCCAAGCGTACGGAACGGATGAACAGAAAAAAAGATGGCTACCTTCTTGTGTAAGTGGAGATATCATTACAGCAATCGCCATGACAGAACCAGAAGTTGGCTCTGATCTAGCTAATATTCGAACAACTGCCATAAAAGATGGAGACTATTACGTTCTGAATGGGGAAAAAACGTTCATTACTAATGGCATTCAAGCTGATTTAATCATTGTAGCCTGTAAAACAAACAAAACGATCAATCCACCTCATAAAGGAATTAGTTTATTAGCAGTTGAACGGGATACACCTGGTTTTAAACGAGGAAAACAATTAAAAAAAGTAGGACTGCATGCACAGGATACAGCAGAACTCATTTTTGAAGATGCCAGAGTACCGGTGACGAATATCATCGGTGAGGAAGGAAAAGGGTTTTACTACTTAATGGAGAAACTACAACAAGAGCGAATTCTCGTATGCATTTCTGCGTTAGTAGCTGGAGAAGAAATGCTCAAACAAGCCATTTCATATGTCAAAGAACGAAAAGCATTCGGAAAACGTATTAGTGATTTTCAATCTGTCCAATTCCGTCTCGCAGAAATGGCTACCGAATTAAAAATTGGCCGAACTTTCCTCCAAGAGCTAATTATTAAGCATATGAAACAAAATGATATCGTCACTGAAGTATCAATGGGAAAATGGTGGTTAACGGAGTTAGCGAAAAAAATATCGGCACAATGCTTACAACTACATGGCGGTTATGGTTATATGGAGGAATATGAAATCGCGAGGAGATATCGAGATACCCCAGTGATGGCGATTTATGCGGGAACAAATGAAATTATGAAAACAATCATTGCGAAAAATCTTGGTATTTAG
- a CDS encoding MaoC/PaaZ C-terminal domain-containing protein, whose protein sequence is MKYDHFSEGQIFITDSVIVDKDELIHFANNYDPQYFHTSEEAAKESIFGQIIAPGAFTLSLLWKEWVQLNILGRDCIAGIGIDHLRFHNPVYPNDILHSEVTVHKCIPVEDPTKGIIHLQFVGKNQSEKNVLSCIFKLLIKR, encoded by the coding sequence TTGAAGTATGATCACTTTTCGGAAGGGCAAATATTTATTACAGATTCAGTGATTGTTGACAAAGACGAATTGATACATTTTGCGAATAACTATGATCCTCAATATTTTCATACGTCAGAGGAAGCTGCAAAGGAATCGATTTTTGGTCAAATTATTGCACCTGGTGCCTTTACATTAAGCCTTTTATGGAAAGAATGGGTTCAGTTAAATATTTTAGGCCGTGATTGTATTGCTGGAATAGGTATTGATCATTTACGATTCCACAATCCTGTATATCCAAATGACATTCTTCATTCAGAAGTAACCGTTCATAAGTGTATACCTGTTGAGGATCCGACAAAAGGAATTATACACCTTCAATTTGTTGGAAAAAACCAATCAGAGAAAAATGTGCTATCTTGTATTTTCAAGCTTCTCATTAAACGGTAA
- a CDS encoding CaiB/BaiF CoA transferase family protein, which translates to MLLSSLKVLDFSTLLPGPFATRILADLGADVIRIEHPSKEDLIRQFHSKENDTSITHRSLNRSKRSLTLDLKKSEANNIIERLIQTHDIIVEQFRPGVMDRLGLGYAQLKSINPKLIYCSISGYGATGVNRERPGHDINFLARSGIADFFRREGEKPIPLTIQLADVAGGSHYAVMAILSAVIHRMQTGEGQFIDISMTDACFSLNTLYGSYTVEKKEDITQGYELLNGGSYYDYYETKDGRYFSVGSLEPHFQKEFCEVIERLDLLPMMKSTKKQEVMYLKEELNQTFKEKTFQQWQEVFQKRGICVEPVLTFLEASKQLNNRDMIVEVPLQNGQFERQIALPIKFSKSKPTYSFAGCKRGEHSSQILKEIGFTDKEKASFRDSEVFSIKKEEVK; encoded by the coding sequence ATGCTTCTTTCAAGCTTAAAAGTACTAGACTTTTCCACTTTGCTTCCCGGGCCGTTTGCAACGAGAATTTTAGCAGACTTAGGCGCTGATGTGATACGGATTGAACATCCTTCAAAGGAAGACTTAATTCGACAGTTTCATTCTAAAGAGAATGATACGAGTATTACTCACCGTTCTTTAAATCGGTCCAAGCGTTCGTTGACACTCGATTTAAAGAAAAGCGAAGCCAACAATATTATTGAACGATTAATTCAAACGCATGATATTATCGTAGAGCAATTTCGACCTGGTGTAATGGATCGACTTGGTCTAGGGTATGCCCAACTTAAGTCCATTAATCCAAAATTGATCTATTGTTCGATAAGTGGTTACGGGGCAACTGGAGTGAACAGAGAACGTCCTGGTCATGATATAAACTTTCTCGCTCGTTCCGGTATCGCCGATTTTTTTCGAAGAGAAGGGGAAAAACCGATACCATTAACAATTCAACTCGCTGATGTCGCAGGAGGTTCTCATTATGCTGTTATGGCCATTTTGTCAGCCGTGATTCATCGTATGCAAACAGGAGAAGGACAATTCATTGATATTAGTATGACGGATGCTTGTTTTTCGTTAAATACACTGTACGGCTCTTACACAGTTGAGAAAAAAGAGGACATTACTCAAGGTTATGAGCTATTAAACGGTGGGAGCTACTACGACTATTACGAAACAAAGGATGGAAGGTATTTTTCAGTTGGTAGTCTTGAACCACACTTTCAAAAGGAATTTTGTGAAGTCATAGAGCGTTTAGATTTGTTACCAATGATGAAGAGTACCAAAAAGCAAGAAGTAATGTACCTAAAAGAAGAATTAAACCAAACATTTAAAGAAAAAACGTTTCAGCAGTGGCAAGAAGTTTTTCAAAAAAGGGGCATTTGTGTCGAACCTGTTTTAACGTTTTTAGAAGCTAGTAAGCAATTAAATAATCGGGATATGATCGTAGAAGTACCATTACAAAATGGTCAATTCGAAAGACAAATAGCTTTACCAATAAAATTTTCTAAGTCAAAACCCACTTATTCCTTTGCAGGATGTAAACGTGGTGAACACTCAAGCCAAATATTAAAAGAAATTGGATTCACCGACAAAGAAAAAGCTAGTTTTCGAGATTCAGAAGTTTTTTCAATCAAGAAGGAGGAAGTGAAATGA
- a CDS encoding lipid-transfer protein — MKESVHIIGVDMVPFMKPGSHEPYEIMAEKAIRGALKDAGIEYSKVEQAYASYVYGDSTSGQTALYRVGMSGIPIVNVNNNCSSGSTALYLARQAVSSGAIQCALAFGFEEMQKGAIGSQWQDRTSPLETFDQKLKELAPNAPDAPIALRTFGAAGNAYLEKYQADPEIFYHVAVKTRLHAKHNPYAIFRTPLTIEEVKNAPIMYPNYLTRLCACPPSCGAAAVIVANDEFVKHHNLKNTVRILSQQMATDTLDSYKDPIFLVGKDMTTRAAMAVYEEAGIGPEDVDVIELHDCFTPNEIISYEGLGLCEEGEAERFIKNQDNTYGGKYVINPSGGLMSKGHPLGATGLAQCTELVWQLRNVAGPRQVEGAKIALQHNLGLGGAVVVSMYAV; from the coding sequence ATGAAGGAAAGCGTACACATTATTGGGGTTGATATGGTCCCTTTTATGAAGCCGGGGTCCCACGAACCTTATGAAATAATGGCAGAGAAGGCAATAAGAGGGGCACTAAAAGATGCTGGGATTGAGTATTCCAAAGTCGAACAAGCCTATGCCAGTTACGTCTATGGCGATAGTACTTCAGGGCAAACAGCTCTATATCGCGTAGGAATGAGCGGTATTCCAATTGTTAATGTCAATAATAACTGTTCTTCAGGTTCTACAGCTCTTTATTTAGCCCGTCAAGCTGTTTCCTCAGGTGCCATTCAATGCGCTTTAGCATTCGGATTTGAAGAAATGCAAAAAGGAGCTATCGGTTCCCAATGGCAAGATCGAACCTCACCATTGGAAACGTTTGATCAGAAATTAAAAGAGTTGGCACCAAATGCTCCTGATGCACCCATAGCTTTACGAACGTTTGGTGCAGCGGGTAATGCTTATTTAGAAAAGTATCAAGCGGATCCAGAAATCTTTTATCATGTAGCTGTAAAAACGAGATTGCATGCTAAGCATAATCCTTATGCAATATTTCGAACACCTTTAACAATCGAAGAAGTCAAAAACGCTCCAATCATGTATCCAAACTACTTAACTAGACTTTGTGCATGTCCTCCTTCTTGCGGAGCTGCTGCTGTTATTGTTGCCAATGATGAATTCGTCAAGCACCACAACCTTAAAAATACTGTCCGTATTCTTAGTCAACAAATGGCAACTGATACACTCGACTCCTATAAAGACCCTATATTTTTAGTTGGGAAAGATATGACGACTCGCGCGGCAATGGCTGTGTATGAAGAAGCAGGAATTGGACCTGAAGATGTCGATGTGATCGAATTACATGATTGCTTTACACCGAATGAAATTATCAGTTACGAAGGGTTAGGACTTTGTGAAGAAGGTGAGGCAGAGCGATTTATTAAGAATCAAGACAACACATATGGAGGTAAATATGTAATCAATCCTTCTGGGGGGCTTATGTCCAAAGGCCATCCGTTAGGTGCAACCGGTCTAGCCCAATGTACAGAGCTTGTTTGGCAGCTAAGGAATGTTGCTGGTCCGCGTCAAGTGGAAGGAGCAAAAATTGCACTCCAGCACAACTTAGGACTAGGAGGAGCGGTAGTTGTAAGCATGTATGCAGTATAA
- a CDS encoding SDR family NAD(P)-dependent oxidoreductase: MNLLENKVAIVTGAGRGVGRKVADMFANEGAKVVISDLDEKPAFECANEIKENGGKALAVIGDVTTNDFAQRIIHETIQTFGQLDILVNNAGYTWDGFVHKMSDEQFQAMLDIHLIAPFRLIREAAPYFREAGKKDVENGTYNYRKIVNVSSVAGVMGNVGQANYASAKAGLIGLTKTIAREWAPYQVNCNAVAFGMIDTRLTQPKEKGESINGISIGIPEKVRTMFEHSIPQKRAGTVEEAAQSIFYLASPLSNYVNGQVLNVNGGWYT; this comes from the coding sequence ATGAACCTTTTAGAAAACAAAGTAGCCATTGTAACGGGGGCAGGGAGAGGTGTTGGTAGAAAAGTTGCAGATATGTTTGCAAATGAAGGAGCAAAAGTAGTCATAAGCGACCTAGATGAAAAGCCCGCATTCGAATGCGCGAACGAAATCAAAGAAAACGGAGGAAAAGCTCTAGCTGTCATTGGTGATGTCACAACCAATGACTTTGCTCAACGAATCATTCATGAAACGATTCAAACTTTCGGTCAGTTAGACATTTTAGTCAATAATGCAGGATATACATGGGATGGATTCGTCCACAAAATGTCTGATGAACAATTTCAAGCGATGCTTGACATTCATTTAATTGCTCCGTTTCGTCTTATTCGAGAAGCAGCTCCTTATTTCCGTGAAGCAGGAAAAAAAGATGTTGAAAATGGCACCTATAATTATCGGAAAATTGTTAATGTTTCTTCAGTTGCGGGAGTCATGGGAAACGTTGGACAAGCGAACTATGCATCAGCTAAGGCTGGATTAATCGGATTAACAAAAACGATTGCTCGGGAATGGGCCCCTTATCAAGTAAATTGTAATGCTGTGGCATTTGGGATGATTGATACAAGGCTCACACAACCAAAGGAAAAGGGAGAGAGTATTAATGGTATTTCGATAGGCATTCCAGAAAAGGTACGAACGATGTTTGAACATTCGATTCCACAAAAAAGGGCAGGTACAGTGGAAGAAGCGGCACAAAGTATCTTCTACTTAGCTTCCCCTCTATCAAACTATGTGAATGGTCAAGTACTAAACGTAAACGGAGGATGGTATACGTAA
- a CDS encoding sigma-54-dependent Fis family transcriptional regulator, translating to MIELKDIMTPVSEVLTSQSTLKDAIQLMKKTKWNTIPIQSESGSLDGVFTRSCLFEMILHNVPLSTKITGYIKKEVIVLPMNLSYDQLRILVKKSKVGTAVVIDSDGKVVGLMTKADFVLTLLSTSESLKHQLSTVINNTNFGIIMTDDCGKITFVNETCCKMLQKKENEIINTSVQRLLSISSTKINQTVPLQINNETIIVRTSRFLTHTKTYGTMYMLQFETEVEKLAEELQAVKNLKSILDTAVNNAFDGIVMVNSIGGITFFNDPIIELFNLKKDDLNECHIDEVLPHFQLTEVLSTGVPDVSDVMERKGIRYIVRKIPIYQDGKIIGAIGIVSFRQLSEVFQLAHKKSTLTNDRRNVLFSTDLLKTKNKKMEKLFKSTRRAAKGKSTILIRGESGTGKEILAKAIHYFSPRKENPFVTINCAAIPESLLESEFFGYEKGAFSGAKPTGQKGKFELANGGTLFLDEVGDMSLPLQAKLLRVLQEKEFYRVGGTEPISVDVRIVAATHKSLEEMVKSGQFREDLYYRLHVISFELPPLRDRIEDIPLLVERFLTELNQQNGTSIMKVSDAAMAILQKHHWPGNIRELRNVLEHGMVFADQAELTLKDLPEYFHKKQQNTIASPPISLMEQVEKDAIIQALTETKGNKVKAAKRLGMSRSVLYKKIDKYELNLQSD from the coding sequence GTGATTGAATTAAAAGACATCATGACACCAGTAAGTGAAGTATTAACGAGTCAAAGTACATTAAAAGATGCCATCCAATTGATGAAAAAAACAAAATGGAACACAATTCCGATTCAAAGTGAATCTGGAAGTTTAGATGGTGTATTTACACGATCATGCTTATTCGAGATGATTTTACATAACGTACCACTATCAACAAAAATAACGGGGTACATAAAAAAAGAAGTCATCGTCTTACCGATGAATCTTTCTTATGACCAGTTACGAATACTGGTAAAAAAATCAAAAGTAGGCACTGCTGTCGTCATAGATTCAGATGGTAAGGTTGTAGGACTTATGACGAAAGCTGACTTTGTTCTAACTTTATTATCAACATCTGAATCGTTAAAACACCAACTCTCAACTGTCATAAATAATACGAACTTTGGAATTATTATGACTGACGATTGTGGGAAAATTACGTTCGTAAACGAAACTTGTTGCAAAATGCTTCAAAAAAAGGAAAATGAGATTATCAATACCTCTGTTCAACGACTATTATCCATTTCTTCAACCAAAATCAATCAGACCGTTCCACTACAAATAAACAATGAAACGATAATTGTTCGTACATCTCGATTTCTAACACATACCAAAACGTACGGAACGATGTATATGTTACAGTTTGAAACAGAAGTGGAAAAACTAGCAGAAGAATTACAAGCGGTTAAAAATTTAAAAAGCATACTTGATACAGCCGTTAACAATGCGTTTGATGGGATTGTTATGGTGAATAGCATCGGAGGAATAACGTTTTTCAATGACCCCATTATTGAGTTGTTTAATCTCAAAAAAGACGATTTAAACGAATGTCATATAGATGAAGTTCTTCCTCATTTTCAGCTGACAGAAGTTTTATCGACAGGTGTCCCAGATGTGAGCGATGTAATGGAACGAAAGGGGATAAGATATATTGTCCGTAAAATTCCAATCTATCAAGATGGAAAAATAATTGGAGCGATCGGGATTGTTTCATTTCGTCAATTAAGCGAAGTGTTTCAACTCGCTCATAAAAAATCTACTTTAACAAACGATAGGCGAAACGTATTGTTTTCCACTGACCTCTTAAAAACAAAGAATAAAAAAATGGAGAAGCTTTTTAAAAGTACTAGACGAGCAGCAAAGGGGAAATCAACCATCTTAATTCGGGGAGAAAGTGGGACAGGTAAAGAAATTTTAGCAAAAGCTATTCATTATTTTAGTCCCCGAAAGGAAAATCCATTTGTGACGATAAACTGCGCGGCTATTCCTGAATCTTTACTAGAATCAGAGTTTTTTGGATATGAAAAAGGGGCATTTTCAGGAGCAAAACCAACTGGTCAAAAAGGGAAATTTGAACTAGCTAATGGTGGAACGTTATTTCTCGATGAGGTAGGGGATATGTCTCTTCCATTACAAGCAAAATTATTACGAGTACTACAAGAAAAGGAATTTTATCGAGTAGGTGGAACTGAACCTATTTCGGTCGATGTGCGAATCGTAGCGGCAACTCATAAATCATTGGAGGAAATGGTGAAAAGTGGTCAATTTCGAGAAGATTTGTATTATCGACTTCATGTCATTTCATTTGAACTCCCACCATTACGTGACCGTATAGAAGATATTCCACTTTTAGTAGAACGGTTTCTAACAGAATTAAATCAACAAAATGGAACTAGTATTATGAAAGTTTCTGATGCTGCAATGGCCATTTTACAAAAACATCATTGGCCAGGAAACATTCGAGAGTTACGCAATGTTCTTGAACACGGTATGGTATTTGCTGATCAGGCTGAATTGACATTGAAGGACTTACCAGAATATTTTCATAAGAAGCAACAAAATACGATTGCAAGTCCTCCCATTAGTCTGATGGAGCAAGTTGAGAAAGATGCAATCATTCAAGCCTTAACAGAAACAAAAGGGAATAAAGTAAAAGCTGCAAAAAGATTAGGAATGAGTCGCTCGGTATTATATAAAAAGATTGATAAATATGAACTAAACTTACAATCAGACTAG